CCGCCGTAGATGCCGATGACCCGGCCTTCCACCTTCGATTCGGGGGCATGCGGCACATACGAGAGCAGGTCGGGGCGGTCGGCCGGCAGCATGCGCTCGCCGGTGCCGATCTCCTGCTTCGCCAGGGTGATCTCGAGGACGGCCGGATTGCCGTGCTGGGTCACGTTGGCGCTGCCCAGATGCACGGCCTCGTAGCCGAGCACCTCCTTGGTGACCGGATCCTCGAGCGGACGGGCCGGGCGGTAGATGTACCACTGGTCGATGCTCGGATCCACGTCCTTGGCGAAGACCGTGTCGCCCTGGCCGGTGAACAGCCGGTTCTCCTGGGTGGCGACGATGGTGGCCGAATGGGCGATGTTCTTCTCGTCCACCACCAGCGGCTGGGTCAGGAACGGGGCGATCTCATTCTGGGGAATGCTCGGGATCGCCTGATCCGCCGGTGAGGTGTAGATGGTCGGCTTGATGTCGCGGCCGACCCGGCGCCCCAAGCGCAGATAGGGGCCGCTGCGATCGAGGACGATGATCTGACCGGGGTAGATCAGATGCGGGTTGCGGATCTGGTCGCGGTTCATCTGCCACACTTCGGGCCAGCGCCAGGGCTGGCTCAGAAACTTGCCGGAGATGTCCCACAGGGTGTCGCCCTTCTTGACCACGTAACTGTCGGGCGCGTTGGCAGCCAGCTGTACCGGCTCGGCGGCCGAGACCGACTGCACGACGGCGGCGACGCCGATGAACAGAGAGAATATAATGCGGATCATCACTCGCTTCCGTGTTGATGCGGGCGGCATTTCCAACGCCCTGCCGGGAATCTGTCCGTCTAATGACGGTCATATTTCCCGGAAGTTGAGCGTCCCGATGACAAACGTGCATCATTGGGCATGGCAAATCACTTGAAATTCTGCACGTAATCCCATAACGCGGCAAGCATTTATGGCACTTCTCCCCATCCTTCGCTACCCCGACGAACGACTCCACACCAAGGCCCGGCCGGTGGCCGCGGTGGATGACCGCATCCGCACCCTGGTGGCCGACATGGCCGAGACCATGTACGAGGCACCGGGCATCGGCCTCGCCGCCACGCAGGTCGACGTGCACGAGCGGGTGGTCGTCATCGACGTGTCCGAGGAGCGCAACGAGCTGCGCGCCTTCATCAATCCGGAAATCCTCGAGCGTTCGGGCGAGACGGTGGGCGAGGAAGGCTGCCTGTCCGTGCCCGGCATCTACGACAAGGTCAAGCGCGCCGAACGGGTCAGGGTGCGGGCGCTCGACACCCAGGGCCAGCCCTTCGAACTGGAGGCCGACGGCCTGCTCGCGGTCTGCATCCAGCACGAGCTCGATCACCTCGAAGGCAAGGTTTTCGTCGAATACCTGTCCCTGCTCAAGCAGGGGCGCATCAAGAACAAGCTGGCCAAGCGCGCCCGCATCACCGCCTGAGTCGTCCCCATGAAGATCGCCTTCGCCGGCACGCCGGAGTTTGCCGCCGTGGCGCTGCGAGCGCTCATCGACGCCGGCCACGAGGTGGTGCTGGTGCTCACCCAGCCCGATCGCCGTTCGGGGCGCGGCATGAAGCTCACGCCCAGCCCGGTCAAGCAGGTGGCGCTCGCACACGGCATTGCCGTCGACCAGCCCGAGAAGCTGCGCACCGCCGAACAGCAGGCGGCGCTGCGCGCGGCGGCGCCCGAGGTGCTGGTGGTGGCGGCCTACGGGCTCATCCTGCCCCAGGCGGTGCTCGATCTGCCGCGCCACGGCTGCCTGAACATCCACGCCTCTCTGCTGCCGCGCTGGCGCGGCGCCGCGCCGATCCATCGCGCCATCGAGGCCGGGGATCGGGAGACGGGCATCACCATCATGCAGATGGATGCCGGGCTCGACACCGGCGCCATGCTGCTCGAACGCGCGGTGGCGATTCCGCCCGGGGCGACCACCGGCAGTCTCCATGACACCCTGGCGACCCTCGGCGGCGAGATGATCGTCGAAGCCCTCGAACGCCTGGCGCGCGGCGCCCTCGAGGCGACCCCGCAGCCGGAGGCGGGCGTCACCTACGCCCACAAGATCGACAAGGCCGAAGCCCGGCTCGACTGGCGCCGCGACGCGGTGGCACTGGAGCGCGCGGTGCGTGCCTTCAATCCCTTCCCCGGCGCGGTGGCCGAATTCGACGGGCTCGCCCTCAAGCTGTGGCAGGCCGAGGTGATCGAGGCCGACGGCGAGCCCGGTGCGGTGCTGGCGGCCGACGGCGATGCTCTGGTGATCGCCTGCGGTCGCGGGGCCCTGCGCGTCACCGTGGCGCAAAAGCCCGGCGGGCGGCGCCAGCCCGTCGGCGAGGTCCTCCAGGGCACCGGCATTGCGGCCGGCAATCGCGCCGCGCTGCCCGATTGAATCTTTTCCCCTGACCCCCATCTAAATGGGGCGCGGCATGATGGCCGCGCTTTTCTGGAGGAATGACGACAATGTTCGGAAACTGGATGAAGACCTCGATCCTGATGGCGGGTATCGTGGCCCTCTTCGGTGCCGTGGGCGCCGCCATCGGTGGCCAGCAGGGCATGGTGCTCGCGCTGCTGTTCGGTGGCGCCACCAATCTGTGGGCCTATTGGTTCTCGGACAAGATGGTGCTGCGCATGTACCGCGCCAAGCAGGTGGACGCGACCAGCTCGCCCTATCTGTACAACATCGTGCGCGACCTGGCGGGCCGCGCCGGCCTGCCCATGCCCAAGGTGTACATCATCGAGGAGCAGCAGCCCAACGCGTTCGCGACCGGGCGCAACCCCGAAAACGCCGCCGTGGCGGCCACCACGGGCATCATCCAGATGCTCAGCGAGCGCGAGCTGCGCGGCGTGATGGCGCACGAGCTGGCCCACGTGAAGCATCGCGACATCCTCATCTCGACGATTTCGGCGACGGTGGCCGGCGCGATTTCCATGCTCGCCCAGTTCGGCCTGTTCTTCGGCGGGCGTGACGACGACCGGCCCAACCCGATCGTCGCC
The nucleotide sequence above comes from Nitrogeniibacter mangrovi. Encoded proteins:
- the htpX gene encoding zinc metalloprotease HtpX; the protein is MFGNWMKTSILMAGIVALFGAVGAAIGGQQGMVLALLFGGATNLWAYWFSDKMVLRMYRAKQVDATSSPYLYNIVRDLAGRAGLPMPKVYIIEEQQPNAFATGRNPENAAVAATTGIIQMLSERELRGVMAHELAHVKHRDILISTISATVAGAISMLAQFGLFFGGRDDDRPNPIVAIAMMILAPLAGMLIQMAISRTREFGADRGGAEISGDPNALADALTKIDAYARGIPMHTAEEHPETAQMMIMNPLSGGGLRGLFSTHPSTEERVARLRAMA
- the fmt gene encoding methionyl-tRNA formyltransferase, giving the protein MKIAFAGTPEFAAVALRALIDAGHEVVLVLTQPDRRSGRGMKLTPSPVKQVALAHGIAVDQPEKLRTAEQQAALRAAAPEVLVVAAYGLILPQAVLDLPRHGCLNIHASLLPRWRGAAPIHRAIEAGDRETGITIMQMDAGLDTGAMLLERAVAIPPGATTGSLHDTLATLGGEMIVEALERLARGALEATPQPEAGVTYAHKIDKAEARLDWRRDAVALERAVRAFNPFPGAVAEFDGLALKLWQAEVIEADGEPGAVLAADGDALVIACGRGALRVTVAQKPGGRRQPVGEVLQGTGIAAGNRAALPD
- a CDS encoding LysM peptidoglycan-binding domain-containing protein, producing MIRIIFSLFIGVAAVVQSVSAAEPVQLAANAPDSYVVKKGDTLWDISGKFLSQPWRWPEVWQMNRDQIRNPHLIYPGQIIVLDRSGPYLRLGRRVGRDIKPTIYTSPADQAIPSIPQNEIAPFLTQPLVVDEKNIAHSATIVATQENRLFTGQGDTVFAKDVDPSIDQWYIYRPARPLEDPVTKEVLGYEAVHLGSANVTQHGNPAVLEITLAKQEIGTGERMLPADRPDLLSYVPHAPESKVEGRVIGIYGGVSETGRQGVITLGVGQRDGIEVGHVLALYRYRGEVEYKDEETGDKETFNLPEHRYGLVFVFRVFDRVSYGLVVDATAPVKVADTVRTP
- the def gene encoding peptide deformylase, giving the protein MALLPILRYPDERLHTKARPVAAVDDRIRTLVADMAETMYEAPGIGLAATQVDVHERVVVIDVSEERNELRAFINPEILERSGETVGEEGCLSVPGIYDKVKRAERVRVRALDTQGQPFELEADGLLAVCIQHELDHLEGKVFVEYLSLLKQGRIKNKLAKRARITA